A window of the Streptomyces sp. NBC_00454 genome harbors these coding sequences:
- a CDS encoding ABC transporter ATP-binding protein produces the protein MTPAGTLLSATQLRKAYGPTNALDGADFSIHAGEVVAIMGPSGSGKSTLLHCLAGIVTPDSGTITYAGRELSAMNDTERSALRRGEFGFVFQFGQLVPELTCVENVALPLRLAGVKRKEAERTALDWMERLQVEDLGGKRPGEVSGGQGQRVAVARSLVTNPRLIFADEPTGALDSLNGELVMQLLTEAARSTNAAVVLVTHETRVAAYSDREIVVRDGKSRDMERAV, from the coding sequence ATGACCCCGGCCGGCACTCTGCTCAGCGCCACGCAGCTCCGTAAGGCCTACGGCCCCACCAACGCCCTGGACGGAGCCGACTTCTCCATCCACGCCGGCGAGGTGGTCGCCATCATGGGGCCCTCCGGCTCCGGCAAGTCCACCCTGCTGCACTGCCTCGCGGGCATCGTCACCCCCGACTCCGGCACCATCACCTACGCCGGCCGCGAGCTCTCCGCCATGAACGACACCGAGCGCAGCGCCCTGCGCCGCGGCGAGTTCGGCTTCGTCTTCCAGTTCGGCCAGCTCGTCCCCGAGCTGACCTGCGTGGAGAACGTCGCCCTGCCACTGCGCCTCGCCGGGGTCAAGCGCAAGGAGGCCGAACGCACCGCCCTGGACTGGATGGAGCGGCTCCAGGTCGAGGACCTCGGCGGCAAGCGCCCCGGCGAGGTATCCGGCGGCCAGGGCCAGCGCGTGGCCGTCGCCCGGTCCCTCGTCACCAACCCCCGGCTGATCTTCGCCGACGAGCCCACCGGGGCCCTGGACTCCCTCAACGGCGAGCTGGTGATGCAACTGCTCACCGAGGCCGCCCGGTCCACGAACGCCGCCGTCGTCCTCGTCACGCACGAGACCCGCGTGGCCGCGTACTCCGACCGCGAGATCGTCGTGCGCGACGGCAAGTCCCGCGACATGGAGCGCGCCGTATGA
- a CDS encoding PadR family transcriptional regulator: MSIGPIGHTLLGLLEAGPRHGYDLKRAFDERFGHDRPLAYGQVYSTMSRLLKNGLVEVDGLESGGGPERKRYAITDAGITDVEDWLAQPEKPEPYLQTTLYTKVVLALLTGRSAQELLDSQRSEHLRLMRILTQRKRKGDLADQLVCDHALFHLEADLRWLELTAARLDQLAQEVRR; the protein is encoded by the coding sequence ATGTCCATCGGTCCCATCGGTCACACGCTGCTCGGTCTCCTCGAGGCCGGCCCCCGCCACGGTTACGACCTCAAGCGCGCCTTCGACGAGAGATTCGGGCACGACCGCCCGCTCGCCTACGGGCAGGTCTACTCGACCATGTCCCGGCTCCTGAAGAACGGCCTCGTCGAGGTCGACGGACTGGAGAGCGGCGGCGGTCCCGAACGCAAGCGGTACGCCATCACCGACGCCGGGATCACCGACGTCGAGGACTGGCTCGCCCAGCCCGAGAAGCCCGAGCCGTACCTCCAGACCACGCTCTACACCAAGGTCGTGCTCGCCCTCCTGACCGGCCGCAGCGCCCAGGAGCTGCTGGACAGCCAGCGCTCCGAGCACCTGCGCCTGATGCGCATCCTCACCCAGCGCAAACGCAAGGGGGACCTCGCGGACCAGCTGGTCTGCGACCACGCCCTGTTCCATCTCGAAGCCGACCTGCGGTGGCTCGAACTCACCGCGGCCCGCCTCGACCAGCTCGCCCAGGAGGTACGCCGATGA
- a CDS encoding SPFH domain-containing protein, whose amino-acid sequence MTDNKGVAEAGVREFPARSVGGGLALLLGLAGVLAGVGLVFAGATASSDGTKAGLIACGVLLTIAAVIAMSGLNTVAPGEARVVQLFGRYRGTVRTDGLRWVNPLTSRRPLSTRVRNHETPVMKVNDAYGNPIELAAVVVWRVEDTARAVFEVDDFTEFVETQTETAVRHIAIEYPYDAHEDGGLSLRGNAEEITEKLTAELAARVEAAGVQIIESRFTHLAYAPEIASAMLQRQQAGAIVAARKQIVEGAVGMVELALTRLAEQEIVDLDPERKAAMVSNLMVVLCGDRAAQPVVNTGTLYQ is encoded by the coding sequence ATGACAGACAACAAGGGCGTCGCCGAAGCGGGCGTACGGGAGTTCCCCGCGCGGAGCGTCGGCGGCGGGCTCGCACTGCTGCTCGGACTGGCGGGAGTGCTCGCCGGAGTGGGCCTGGTCTTCGCCGGCGCGACGGCCTCCAGCGACGGCACCAAGGCGGGCCTGATCGCCTGCGGCGTCCTCCTGACCATCGCCGCCGTCATCGCCATGAGCGGGCTGAACACCGTCGCCCCCGGCGAGGCCCGCGTGGTCCAGCTCTTCGGCCGCTACCGCGGCACCGTCCGCACCGACGGACTGCGCTGGGTCAACCCGCTGACCTCCCGCCGCCCCCTGTCCACCCGGGTGCGCAACCACGAGACGCCCGTCATGAAGGTCAACGACGCCTACGGCAACCCGATCGAGCTGGCGGCCGTCGTGGTGTGGCGGGTCGAGGACACGGCGCGCGCCGTCTTCGAGGTCGACGACTTCACCGAGTTCGTCGAGACCCAGACCGAGACGGCCGTCCGCCACATCGCGATCGAGTACCCCTACGACGCCCACGAGGACGGCGGCCTGTCGCTGCGCGGCAACGCCGAGGAGATCACCGAGAAGCTGACCGCCGAACTGGCCGCCCGGGTCGAGGCGGCCGGTGTCCAGATCATCGAGTCCCGCTTCACGCACCTCGCGTACGCCCCGGAGATCGCCTCCGCGATGCTCCAGCGCCAGCAGGCGGGCGCCATCGTCGCGGCCCGCAAGCAGATCGTCGAGGGCGCGGTCGGTATGGTCGAACTCGCCCTGACCCGCCTCGCGGAGCAGGAGATCGTGGACCTCGATCCGGAACGGAAGGCGGCGATGGTGTCCAACCTGATGGTGGTCCTGTGCGGGGACCGCGCGGCCCAGCCCGTCGTCAACACGGGCACCCTCTACCAGTGA
- a CDS encoding transglycosylase domain-containing protein translates to MGRAEARKSQQQRGARRAPRGRAKGKGGKPGKPTGIRRFFTWKKILGTFFGAILLGMAALVGLYFYVDAPNPNANALKETNIYKYADGSVMTRDTSDGMLNRQIVPIDKIPADVQTAFIAIENKSFYEDRGIDFKGIARGLFNTVTGKGKAGGSTITQQYVKNFYLTQDQTATRKLKEMVISLKVDRKMEKPQILAGYLNTNFYGRGAYGIQAAAQAYYGVDADKLTLEQGAYLAAVLQAPSQYDWATAGPNGKRLVMIRFNGVLDNMVEMGKLDAAKRKDMKFQEPIKPKAAPGMEGQKGYLVQAADEELKKQTGMTDAQLKAGGWEITLSIDPKKQAALESAVQDELESKLDRKGRAVDAAVQAGATSVDPKTGAILAMYGGTGMSEQWASNALRKDFQPGSTFKPVVLASALENKATTQDGKPINPSTLYDGTSKRPVVGSDTPFNPQNQDDHDYGNPMMTVQDATNSSVNSVYAQMIVDVGPKNAKTTALALGMHDRDGWPEDRPAMSLGTMSADTAEMAGVYATLDNHGKKVTPTIIKSAVHKDREYKPVQGVGGQAISRKTADTVTKVLTGVVEDGSGRAVKSSAYEAAGKTGTTEKNVAAWFTGFTPELVTVVAMFGDEPGTHTQTSLTGTAGGGRAGGSSFPAAIWKDYTLAALKGADTGSFDLDDADMGKAQTPTGSSSASTTPSQTTSTPPPAGNTPPTPTPTPTPTPTPTPTPPKPTPTPTPPKPTPTPPKPTPTPPAPPVDVP, encoded by the coding sequence ATGGGCCGAGCAGAAGCGCGAAAGTCGCAGCAGCAGCGCGGTGCGCGACGAGCGCCGCGGGGGCGCGCCAAGGGCAAGGGCGGGAAGCCGGGCAAACCGACCGGCATACGCCGGTTCTTCACCTGGAAGAAGATCCTCGGAACCTTCTTCGGGGCGATCCTGCTCGGCATGGCGGCCCTGGTCGGCCTCTACTTCTACGTGGACGCGCCGAACCCCAACGCCAACGCGCTCAAAGAGACCAACATCTACAAGTACGCCGACGGTTCGGTCATGACCCGCGACACCAGCGACGGCATGCTCAACCGTCAGATCGTGCCGATCGACAAGATCCCCGCGGACGTGCAGACGGCCTTCATCGCGATCGAGAACAAGTCCTTCTACGAGGACCGCGGCATCGACTTCAAGGGCATCGCCCGAGGCCTGTTCAACACGGTCACCGGCAAGGGCAAGGCCGGCGGTTCGACCATCACCCAGCAGTACGTCAAGAACTTCTACCTGACCCAGGACCAGACGGCGACCCGCAAGCTGAAGGAGATGGTCATCTCCCTCAAGGTCGACCGGAAGATGGAGAAGCCCCAGATCCTCGCGGGCTACCTGAACACCAACTTCTACGGGCGGGGCGCGTACGGCATCCAGGCCGCGGCCCAGGCCTACTACGGCGTGGACGCCGACAAGCTGACCCTGGAACAGGGCGCGTACCTGGCCGCGGTCCTCCAGGCCCCCAGCCAGTACGACTGGGCGACGGCCGGCCCGAACGGCAAGCGCCTCGTCATGATCCGCTTCAACGGCGTCCTCGACAACATGGTCGAGATGGGCAAGCTGGACGCCGCCAAGCGCAAGGACATGAAGTTCCAGGAGCCGATCAAGCCCAAGGCCGCCCCCGGCATGGAGGGCCAGAAGGGCTACCTGGTCCAGGCCGCCGACGAGGAGCTCAAGAAGCAGACCGGCATGACCGACGCCCAGCTCAAGGCCGGCGGCTGGGAGATCACCCTCTCCATCGACCCGAAGAAGCAGGCCGCCCTGGAGTCCGCCGTCCAGGACGAGCTGGAATCCAAGCTCGACCGCAAGGGCCGGGCCGTCGATGCCGCCGTCCAGGCGGGCGCCACCTCCGTGGACCCGAAGACCGGCGCGATCCTCGCGATGTACGGCGGCACGGGAATGAGCGAGCAGTGGGCCAGCAACGCCCTGCGCAAGGACTTCCAGCCCGGCTCGACCTTCAAGCCCGTCGTGCTCGCCTCCGCCCTGGAGAACAAGGCGACCACGCAGGACGGCAAGCCGATCAACCCCAGCACCCTCTACGACGGCACCAGCAAGCGCCCCGTGGTCGGCAGTGACACCCCGTTCAACCCGCAGAACCAGGACGACCACGACTACGGCAACCCGATGATGACGGTGCAGGACGCCACCAACTCCTCGGTGAACTCCGTGTACGCCCAGATGATCGTGGACGTCGGACCGAAGAACGCGAAGACCACCGCGCTCGCCCTCGGCATGCACGACCGCGACGGCTGGCCCGAGGACCGGCCGGCCATGTCGCTCGGCACCATGAGCGCCGACACCGCGGAGATGGCCGGGGTCTACGCCACCCTCGACAACCACGGCAAGAAGGTCACTCCGACCATCATCAAGTCCGCCGTGCACAAGGACCGCGAGTACAAGCCGGTCCAGGGCGTCGGCGGTCAGGCCATCAGCCGCAAGACCGCCGACACCGTCACCAAGGTGCTCACCGGCGTGGTCGAGGACGGCTCCGGGCGGGCCGTGAAGAGCTCGGCCTACGAGGCCGCCGGCAAGACCGGCACCACCGAGAAGAACGTGGCCGCCTGGTTCACCGGGTTCACCCCGGAACTGGTCACCGTCGTCGCGATGTTCGGTGACGAGCCCGGCACCCACACCCAGACCAGCCTGACCGGCACCGCCGGCGGCGGCCGCGCGGGCGGTTCCAGCTTCCCGGCCGCGATCTGGAAGGACTACACGCTCGCCGCGCTCAAGGGCGCGGACACCGGCTCCTTCGACCTGGACGACGCGGACATGGGCAAGGCCCAGACGCCGACCGGCAGCAGCTCCGCGTCGACCACGCCGAGCCAGACCACCAGCACCCCGCCGCCGGCCGGCAACACGCCGCCGACCCCGACGCCCACCCCGACCCCGACGCCGACGCCCACCCCGACGCCGCCGAAGCCGACCCCCACCCCCACGCCGCCGAAGCCGACGCCCACCCCGCCGAAGCCGACCCCGACGCCGCCGGCCCCGCCGGTGGACGTCCCGTAG
- a CDS encoding SpoIIE family protein phosphatase, which yields MPRVTEYPTSQEGSQPVASGGRTDEPSASGGHSEEQGHGKAQVPAAEDVRTHAQIQAADFPHPRGAARPRDGAAGAGEPGAAPGAGPDGDAARGIAAAGGSAANAGRAGSASPGQGSGGSGSAPGQGNGPEAIARREGDRLRFVGAATRRIARGIDLDEIVLGLCRATVPTFSDAILVYLRDPLPVGDERPVGPVVLRLRRTDRLRPIDEFTGAGTSAAAGAGTGGGTFGATPDGELDFSQLALVGPQGDLPAAELCEIRPGGALAEVLRGVRPVFGSSAAARAALPELLGADHPVPRGQRAILAPLRGRRRVIGAAVFLRTPERPAFETNDLLVAAQLATHTALGIDKAVLYGREAYIADELQRTMLPDSLPQPTGVRLASRYLPAAETARVGGDWYDAIPLPGSRVALVVGDVMGHSMTSAAIMGQLRTTAQTLAQLDLPPAEVLHHLDEQAQRLGSDRMATCLYAVYDPVSHRITIANAGHPPPVLLHLGGRAEVLRVPPGAPIGVGGVDFEAVELDAPAGATLVLYTDGLVESRLRDVWTGIEQLRERLATTAQLTGLDHPPPLEALCDDILDMLGPGDRDDDIALLAARFDGIAPSDVAYWFLDPEETAPGRARRFARRALSRWGLEELQDSLELLVSEVVTNAVRYAERPVTLRLLKTDVLRCEVGDDSPQLPRQRRARDDDEGGRGLFLVNRMARRWGATRLSSGKVVWFELQLPGTPERH from the coding sequence ATGCCACGCGTGACGGAGTACCCCACCTCTCAGGAGGGCTCGCAGCCGGTTGCCTCCGGCGGTCGGACTGACGAGCCGAGTGCCTCCGGCGGTCATTCGGAGGAGCAGGGCCACGGCAAAGCCCAGGTCCCGGCGGCCGAGGACGTACGCACGCATGCCCAGATCCAGGCCGCCGACTTCCCGCACCCCCGCGGTGCGGCGCGCCCGCGCGACGGGGCCGCCGGCGCCGGGGAGCCCGGCGCCGCCCCCGGGGCGGGCCCCGATGGTGACGCCGCACGCGGCATCGCGGCGGCGGGCGGCTCGGCCGCGAACGCCGGCCGCGCCGGTTCCGCGTCGCCCGGCCAGGGCAGCGGCGGGTCCGGTTCCGCGCCCGGCCAGGGCAATGGCCCCGAGGCCATCGCGCGCCGCGAAGGGGACCGGCTGCGCTTCGTCGGGGCCGCCACCCGGCGGATCGCGCGCGGCATCGACCTCGACGAGATCGTGCTCGGGCTGTGCCGGGCCACCGTGCCCACCTTCTCCGACGCCATCCTCGTCTACCTGCGCGACCCCCTCCCCGTGGGCGACGAACGCCCCGTCGGCCCGGTCGTTTTAAGGCTCCGTCGCACCGACCGGCTCCGGCCGATCGACGAGTTCACCGGAGCCGGCACCAGTGCCGCCGCCGGCGCCGGAACGGGCGGCGGCACCTTCGGCGCCACCCCGGACGGCGAGCTCGACTTCAGCCAGCTCGCCCTGGTCGGCCCGCAGGGTGACCTGCCCGCCGCCGAGCTCTGCGAGATCCGCCCCGGCGGGGCCCTCGCCGAGGTGCTGCGCGGCGTACGCCCCGTCTTCGGATCCTCCGCCGCCGCCCGCGCCGCGCTGCCGGAGCTGCTGGGCGCTGACCACCCCGTACCGCGCGGCCAGCGGGCCATCCTCGCGCCGCTGCGGGGCCGCCGCCGCGTCATCGGCGCGGCGGTGTTCCTGCGCACCCCCGAGCGGCCGGCCTTCGAGACGAACGACCTGCTGGTCGCCGCCCAGCTGGCCACCCACACCGCGCTCGGCATCGACAAGGCCGTGCTCTACGGGCGCGAGGCGTACATCGCCGACGAGCTCCAGCGCACGATGCTGCCCGACAGCCTTCCCCAGCCCACCGGGGTCCGGCTCGCCAGCCGCTACCTGCCCGCAGCCGAGACCGCCCGGGTCGGCGGGGACTGGTACGACGCCATACCCCTGCCCGGCAGCCGGGTCGCACTCGTCGTCGGCGACGTCATGGGCCACTCCATGACCTCCGCCGCGATCATGGGACAGCTCCGTACGACGGCCCAGACGCTGGCGCAGCTCGACCTGCCGCCCGCCGAGGTCCTGCACCACCTGGACGAGCAGGCGCAGCGCCTGGGCTCCGACCGGATGGCCACCTGCCTCTACGCCGTCTACGACCCCGTCTCGCACCGGATCACCATCGCCAACGCCGGCCACCCGCCGCCGGTCCTCCTGCACCTGGGCGGCCGCGCCGAGGTGCTGCGCGTACCCCCCGGCGCCCCCATCGGCGTCGGCGGCGTGGACTTCGAGGCCGTGGAGCTCGACGCCCCTGCCGGGGCCACCCTCGTGCTGTACACCGACGGGCTGGTCGAGTCCCGGCTGCGGGACGTGTGGACCGGCATCGAGCAGCTGCGCGAGCGCCTGGCCACCACCGCGCAGCTGACGGGCCTGGACCACCCGCCGCCGCTGGAGGCCCTGTGCGACGACATCCTGGACATGCTGGGCCCCGGGGACCGGGACGACGACATCGCGCTGCTCGCGGCCCGGTTCGACGGGATCGCGCCCAGTGACGTCGCGTACTGGTTCCTGGACCCGGAGGAGACCGCTCCGGGCCGGGCCCGCCGGTTCGCCCGCCGCGCGCTGAGCCGCTGGGGGCTGGAGGAGCTCCAGGACTCGCTGGAGCTGCTGGTGAGCGAGGTGGTGACCAATGCCGTGCGGTACGCCGAGCGGCCCGTCACGCTGCGCCTGCTGAAGACGGACGTGCTGCGCTGCGAGGTCGGCGACGATTCCCCGCAGCTGCCGCGCCAGCGCCGGGCGCGGGACGACGACGAGGGCGGCCGCGGCCTGTTCCTGGTCAACCGGATGGCCCGCCGCTGGGGTGCCACCCGGCTCAGCAGCGGCAAGGTGGTCTGGTTCGAGCTCCAGCTGCCGGGGACGCCCGAGCGCCACTGA
- a CDS encoding DUF402 domain-containing protein: MTGHGGRGGGRARGPERDSAPGGHWLPGEQILWRYRDHAPGLGGGVHICRPVTVVRDTDELLAVWMAPGTECVKPVLADGTPVHEEPLATRYTAPRTTVRSRWFGAGVLKLARPGEPWSVWLFWEHGWRFKSWYVNLEEPRSRWSGGIDSEDHFLDISVYPDRTWKWRDEDEFAQAQRSGLMDGDQARRVQDAGRAAVELIKAWGPPFCDGWQDWRPDPAWGVPALPEDWDRTPAHMTS; the protein is encoded by the coding sequence ATGACAGGTCACGGAGGCCGCGGGGGCGGCAGAGCGCGGGGCCCGGAACGGGACTCCGCGCCGGGCGGGCACTGGCTGCCCGGGGAGCAGATCCTGTGGCGCTACCGCGACCACGCGCCCGGGCTCGGGGGCGGGGTCCACATCTGCCGGCCCGTGACCGTGGTGCGCGACACCGACGAGCTCCTCGCCGTGTGGATGGCCCCGGGCACCGAATGCGTCAAGCCGGTGCTCGCCGACGGGACCCCCGTCCACGAGGAGCCGCTCGCCACCCGGTACACCGCGCCGCGCACCACCGTGCGCTCGCGCTGGTTCGGGGCGGGCGTGCTCAAGCTGGCGCGCCCCGGGGAACCCTGGTCGGTGTGGCTGTTCTGGGAACACGGCTGGCGTTTCAAGAGCTGGTACGTGAATCTTGAGGAGCCCCGCTCCCGCTGGTCCGGCGGGATCGACTCCGAGGACCACTTCCTCGACATCTCCGTATATCCGGACCGCACGTGGAAATGGCGGGACGAGGACGAGTTCGCGCAGGCCCAGCGGTCGGGTCTGATGGACGGCGACCAGGCCCGGCGGGTCCAGGACGCGGGGCGGGCCGCGGTGGAGCTGATCAAGGCCTGGGGGCCGCCGTTCTGCGACGGCTGGCAGGATTGGCGGCCGGACCCCGCCTGGGGAGTGCCGGCGCTGCCCGAGGACTGGGACCGCACTCCGGCGCATATGACCTCATGA
- a CDS encoding class II fumarate hydratase — translation MTQNQQAQQPPAGFRIEHDSMGEVLVPTDAKWRAQTQRAVENFPISGLRLERAHIEALARIKAAAAAVNARLGVVDEDIAGAIASAAAEVAEGRWDEHFPVDVFQTGSGTSSNMNANEVIATLATERLGRPVHPNDHVNASQSSNDVFPSSIHIAATAAVTRELIPALEHLADAMERKAAEFFTVVKAGRTHLMDATPVTLGQEFGGYAVQLRYGVERLRAALPRLAELPLGGTAVGTGINTPPGFSAAVIAEVAAATGLPLTEARNHFEAQGARDALVETSGMLRTVAVSLTKICNDLRWMASGPRTGLAEINLPDLQPGSSIMPGKVNPVVPEAALMVAAQVMGNDTAMTVAGAAGNFELNVMLPVMARNLLESIRLLGSVSRLLADRTVDGITANTARAREYAESSPSVVTPLNRYIGYEEAAKVAKKSLAERKTIREVVLESGYVERGDLTLEQLDEALDVLRMTHP, via the coding sequence ATGACCCAGAATCAGCAGGCCCAGCAGCCCCCCGCCGGGTTCCGGATCGAGCACGACTCGATGGGCGAGGTACTCGTCCCCACGGACGCCAAATGGCGAGCTCAGACCCAGCGCGCGGTGGAGAACTTCCCCATCTCGGGACTGCGCCTGGAGCGCGCCCACATCGAGGCGCTGGCCCGGATCAAGGCCGCGGCCGCCGCCGTCAACGCCCGGCTCGGCGTGGTCGACGAGGACATCGCCGGCGCGATCGCCTCGGCGGCCGCCGAGGTCGCCGAGGGGCGCTGGGACGAGCACTTCCCCGTCGACGTGTTTCAGACGGGTTCCGGAACCTCGTCCAACATGAACGCCAACGAGGTGATCGCCACCCTGGCCACCGAGCGGCTCGGCCGCCCCGTCCACCCCAACGACCACGTCAACGCCTCGCAGAGCTCCAACGACGTCTTCCCGTCCTCCATCCACATCGCCGCCACCGCCGCCGTCACCCGCGAGCTGATCCCCGCCCTGGAGCACCTGGCCGACGCGATGGAGCGCAAGGCCGCCGAGTTCTTCACGGTGGTCAAGGCCGGGCGGACGCACCTGATGGACGCCACCCCGGTCACCCTGGGCCAGGAGTTCGGCGGGTACGCGGTCCAGCTCCGCTACGGCGTCGAACGGCTGCGGGCGGCGCTGCCCCGGCTGGCCGAACTCCCGCTGGGCGGCACGGCGGTGGGCACCGGGATCAACACCCCGCCCGGATTCTCCGCCGCCGTCATCGCCGAGGTGGCCGCGGCGACCGGACTGCCGCTGACCGAGGCACGCAACCACTTCGAGGCCCAGGGCGCGCGGGACGCGCTGGTGGAAACCTCCGGGATGCTCCGTACGGTCGCCGTCTCGCTCACCAAGATCTGCAACGACCTGCGCTGGATGGCTTCCGGACCGCGCACCGGTTTGGCCGAAATCAATCTGCCGGATCTTCAGCCGGGGTCCTCGATCATGCCCGGGAAGGTCAATCCGGTGGTCCCGGAGGCCGCCCTGATGGTCGCCGCCCAGGTGATGGGCAACGACACCGCCATGACGGTCGCGGGCGCGGCGGGCAACTTCGAGCTCAACGTGATGCTCCCCGTGATGGCCCGCAACCTCCTCGAATCGATCCGCCTGCTCGGCAGCGTCAGCCGCCTGCTCGCCGACCGCACGGTCGACGGAATCACCGCCAACACGGCACGGGCCAGGGAATACGCCGAATCCTCGCCCTCCGTGGTGACCCCGCTCAACCGCTACATCGGCTACGAGGAAGCCGCCAAGGTCGCCAAGAAGTCCCTGGCGGAGCGCAAGACGATCCGCGAGGTCGTCCTGGAATCCGGCTACGTGGAACGCGGCGACCTCACCCTCGAACAGCTCGACGAGGCCCTGGACGTCCTGCGGATGACCCACCCCTGA
- a CDS encoding ricin-type beta-trefoil lectin domain protein: MARARTQSRLRSTFAAGAAVAAVLGGVTAITPMAHAATAAGSSATPLSPELEAIRAAEATSIYGDSAIRPLADRKTGLISLGDSEISGEGVGNYDPATNTSANQCHRSPDSAIHRTGIPADFTFNVACSGGYTGNIRIGGSKQYADELVQSDSLAIKARNTKIKMVLLVAGANDDLQFGPVMTDCVTRWVLSQGTCEPKYGPGWQARVDGLKPKVESTIADLKTVMRDAGYADSDYKLVVMGYPSPIGPDFNDNPDFPGKLPGGCAGYDSDAAWGRNYAVPTFEKGMRAAALAAGATYLDNSRLFNGHEVCMEDTWARGLYLDLGDHFPWDENTARQSFHPNYRGHGAFASCLTQLYTSGLREASCADPASTGTPVLQAGAWDDLYKPLKNEATGNCLDANGGSSANNTKIIGWDCHGGRNQGWWYDSAKKSIHVQLTQDRCLDAPAGNYGNGTALIIWNCHGGPNQQFVRDGATIRPSAAPGMCLTVAAAHEPLRLQTCNGSANQRFV, from the coding sequence ATGGCACGTGCCCGTACACAATCCAGGCTCAGATCTACCTTCGCCGCCGGCGCGGCGGTCGCGGCCGTCCTCGGCGGAGTCACCGCCATCACCCCCATGGCCCACGCGGCGACCGCCGCCGGGTCCTCGGCCACCCCCCTCTCGCCCGAACTGGAGGCCATCCGGGCGGCCGAGGCGACGAGCATCTACGGAGACTCCGCGATCCGCCCGCTCGCGGACCGCAAGACCGGCCTGATCTCGCTCGGCGACAGCGAGATTTCGGGCGAGGGCGTCGGCAACTACGACCCCGCCACCAACACCTCGGCCAACCAGTGCCACCGCTCGCCCGACTCGGCGATCCACCGCACCGGCATCCCGGCCGACTTCACCTTCAACGTGGCCTGCTCCGGCGGGTACACCGGCAACATCAGGATCGGCGGGAGCAAGCAGTACGCCGACGAGCTGGTCCAGAGCGACAGCCTCGCCATCAAGGCCCGCAACACCAAGATCAAGATGGTGCTGCTGGTGGCCGGGGCCAACGACGACCTGCAGTTCGGTCCGGTCATGACCGACTGTGTCACACGCTGGGTGCTCAGCCAGGGCACCTGCGAGCCCAAGTACGGTCCCGGCTGGCAGGCGCGCGTCGACGGCCTGAAGCCCAAGGTGGAGTCGACGATCGCGGACCTCAAGACGGTCATGCGCGACGCCGGCTACGCGGACTCCGACTACAAGCTGGTCGTGATGGGCTACCCCAGCCCGATCGGCCCCGACTTCAACGACAACCCCGACTTCCCGGGCAAGCTCCCCGGAGGCTGCGCCGGCTACGACTCCGACGCCGCCTGGGGCCGCAACTACGCCGTGCCCACCTTCGAGAAGGGCATGCGCGCGGCCGCCCTCGCCGCGGGCGCGACCTACCTCGACAACTCGCGGCTCTTCAACGGCCACGAGGTCTGCATGGAGGACACCTGGGCCCGCGGCCTCTACCTGGACCTCGGGGACCACTTCCCGTGGGACGAGAACACCGCCCGCCAGTCCTTCCACCCGAACTACCGCGGCCACGGCGCCTTCGCGTCGTGCCTGACCCAGCTCTACACCTCCGGCCTGCGCGAGGCCTCCTGCGCCGACCCGGCGAGCACCGGCACCCCCGTCCTGCAGGCCGGGGCCTGGGACGACCTGTACAAGCCGCTCAAGAACGAGGCGACCGGCAACTGCCTCGACGCCAACGGCGGCTCCAGCGCCAACAACACCAAGATCATCGGCTGGGACTGCCACGGCGGGCGGAACCAGGGCTGGTGGTACGACTCCGCGAAGAAGTCGATCCACGTCCAGCTGACCCAGGACCGCTGCCTCGACGCCCCCGCCGGCAACTACGGCAACGGCACCGCGCTGATCATCTGGAACTGCCACGGCGGCCCCAACCAGCAGTTCGTCCGTGACGGAGCCACCATCCGGCCCTCCGCCGCCCCGGGCATGTGCCTGACGGTGGCCGCGGCCCACGAGCCGCTGCGCCTGCAGACCTGCAACGGCTCGGCGAACCAGCGCTTCGTGTAA